A genomic window from Dehalococcoidia bacterium includes:
- a CDS encoding GIY-YIG nuclease family protein translates to MKGGCVYILTNQRHTVLYVGVTSDLRARLWQHRAKLVEGFTKRYNVTKLVWFECGDDIASAIKREKQIKAGSRRAKEKLIAAMNPTWRDLADEL, encoded by the coding sequence ATGAAAGGCGGCTGTGTCTACATTCTCACCAATCAGCGCCATACTGTGCTCTATGTCGGCGTGACCAGCGATCTCCGCGCTCGCCTCTGGCAGCACCGAGCCAAGCTCGTCGAGGGCTTCACTAAGCGCTACAACGTCACCAAGCTGGTGTGGTTCGAGTGTGGGGATGATATTGCTAGCGCCATCAAACGAGAGAAGCAGATCAAGGCGGGCTCACGACGGGCGAAGGAGAAGCTGATCGCAGCAATGAACCCGACGTGGCGCGACCTTGCTGACGAGTTGTAG